A genomic stretch from Achromobacter spanius includes:
- a CDS encoding thermonuclease family protein, with protein sequence MRGKPPFRGGGKLTALIVALILAAAGAIVNWLQPSGRGDSPPASLPPPSQGAPAPSSRPGPALSGGIPAGSYTLTGAIVNVADGDTVTLRASGGQRRIRMDSIDAPEEGHGADQPGQPYADASRKHLAGLVAGKTLTAQCYEQDQYGRDVCALILDDGRSANRLQVEAGYAWAYTARKGDYLRDKAMPGLQRQAKDAKRGLWAQPAAMQPWKWRYDCWRQRQCG encoded by the coding sequence GTGCGTGGCAAACCCCCATTTCGCGGCGGCGGCAAGCTGACCGCCCTGATCGTTGCCCTGATCCTTGCGGCCGCGGGCGCCATCGTCAATTGGCTGCAGCCCTCGGGGCGCGGCGATTCCCCGCCGGCCTCACTCCCACCCCCATCGCAAGGCGCGCCCGCGCCGTCGTCGCGGCCCGGCCCCGCGCTGTCGGGCGGGATTCCCGCGGGCAGCTACACGCTGACCGGCGCGATCGTCAACGTGGCCGACGGCGACACCGTCACGCTGCGCGCCAGCGGCGGCCAACGGCGCATCCGCATGGACAGCATTGATGCGCCCGAAGAGGGCCATGGCGCCGACCAACCCGGCCAGCCCTATGCCGACGCCTCGCGCAAGCATCTGGCCGGCCTGGTGGCGGGCAAGACCCTGACCGCCCAGTGTTACGAACAAGACCAGTACGGCCGCGACGTGTGCGCGCTGATCCTGGACGACGGACGCTCGGCCAACCGCTTGCAGGTGGAAGCGGGCTATGCCTGGGCCTACACCGCCAGAAAGGGCGATTATTTGCGTGACAAGGCCATGCCCGGCCTGCAACGCCAGGCCAAGGACGCCAAGCGCGGCCTTTGGGCGCAGCCGGCCGCCATGCAGCCCTGGAAGTGGCGCTATGACTGCTGGCGTCAGCGGCAATGCGGTTGA
- a CDS encoding magnesium and cobalt transport protein CorA: MSAEENFAEVHKGEVVASIAYVNGRRDREVPIDEVGQYIAQFSSQSDNKSDSKTPAQLPGMLWIGLRNPTPELLARVAGELGACDKNQEEMLEPHRRPKIIDYGNMVLIVTITVEVEAERPVFGETQLLIGDGFLVTVRRGATAAHSPLRERLEASPDLLKRGSDYVASEVLDWLVDRYVAAAGKIESVVEGAEQKLLIRGAKDSDIRKLYRQRRDLLRIHTVVSPMAEICRRLARVEMSAVDEHARPYFGEVADRVLRVDELFNALRESLAFAFEASLMIGQAAQNDTTRKLASWAAILAVPTAIAGIYGMNFEFMPELKSPWGYPVTLGVIVSICSVLYWRFRKSGWL, encoded by the coding sequence ATGTCCGCTGAAGAGAATTTTGCCGAGGTCCACAAGGGCGAGGTGGTTGCGTCGATTGCCTATGTGAACGGTCGCCGCGACCGCGAAGTGCCCATCGACGAGGTGGGCCAGTACATCGCCCAATTCAGCAGTCAAAGCGACAACAAAAGCGACAGCAAAACGCCGGCTCAACTGCCCGGCATGCTGTGGATCGGCCTGCGCAACCCTACGCCCGAACTGCTGGCCCGCGTCGCCGGAGAACTCGGCGCCTGCGACAAAAACCAGGAAGAGATGCTGGAGCCGCATCGGCGGCCGAAGATCATCGACTACGGCAACATGGTCCTGATCGTGACCATCACCGTCGAGGTCGAGGCCGAACGCCCGGTCTTCGGCGAAACCCAGCTCTTGATCGGCGACGGCTTCCTGGTCACCGTGCGGCGCGGCGCCACGGCGGCGCACAGCCCGTTGCGCGAACGGCTGGAAGCCTCGCCCGACTTGCTCAAGCGCGGCAGCGACTACGTGGCTTCCGAGGTGCTGGACTGGCTGGTTGATCGCTACGTGGCGGCGGCCGGCAAGATCGAAAGCGTGGTGGAAGGCGCCGAGCAAAAGCTGCTGATCCGTGGCGCCAAGGATTCCGACATCCGCAAGCTGTACCGCCAGCGCCGCGACCTGTTGCGCATTCACACCGTGGTGTCGCCCATGGCCGAGATCTGCCGCCGCCTGGCCCGAGTCGAGATGTCCGCCGTGGATGAACATGCCAGGCCGTACTTCGGCGAGGTCGCCGACCGCGTATTGCGGGTGGATGAACTCTTCAACGCCTTGCGGGAATCATTAGCCTTCGCGTTCGAAGCCAGCCTGATGATCGGCCAGGCCGCGCAGAACGACACCACGCGCAAGCTGGCGTCCTGGGCCGCCATTCTGGCGGTGCCGACCGCTATCGCGGGTATTTACGGCATGAACTTCGAATTCATGCCGGAACTGAAATCACCGTGGGGCTATCCCGTCACGCTGGGCGTCATTGTGTCGATCTGTTCGGTCCTGTACTGGCGCTTCCGGAAATCGGGCTGGCTGTAG
- a CDS encoding ATP-dependent helicase: MSDHNPPLNSRPDPLADLNPAQREAAEFGVSAGGGGSLAAGDDGPLLVIAGAGSGKTNTLAHRVAHLILNGADPQRMLLLTFSRRAAQEMDRRVGSVLQRVMNLRGSQQAPSLPWAGTFHAIGARLLRDCALRIGLSEAFTIHDRGDAEDLMGMVRHEQGLSSTKSRFPLKGTCLAIYSRVVNSQSPVADVLKTSFPWCAQWEDELKTLFRGYVAAKQDQQVLDYDDLLLYWAEMMSDLGIAADVGARFDHVLVDEYQDTNRLQSAILLAMKPDGRGLTVVGDDAQSIYSFRAATVRNILDFPTQFPKPARVITLDRNYRSTQPILNASNAVIGLATERFAKDLWTDRASSQLPELVTVSDEAGQARWVADQVLAQREGGATLKSQAALFRTASHSAALELELTRRNIPFVKFGGLRFLEAAHVKDLLSLLRWAENPRGRMAGFRVAQLMPGIGPATAGKLMDAMSASAEPLRALREFKPGAAAQQEWGAFADTYAALCDPALRWPADVDLALRWYAGQLERLYDDARVRKTDLDQLVRLAAGYPSRERFLTELTLDPPDATSDESGAPSRDEDYMILSTIHSAKGQEWKAVYVLNVVDGCIPSDMSTGTAEEIEEERRLLYVAMTRAKERLQLIVPQRFYVHQQTGMGDRHVYGSRTRYITNAMLPLFDHLPKPPALADLPGGGAAKEPQAPAIDVTKRVRSLFS; this comes from the coding sequence ATGTCCGACCACAATCCCCCTTTGAATTCCCGCCCCGACCCCCTAGCCGACCTGAACCCCGCCCAGCGTGAAGCCGCCGAATTCGGCGTGAGCGCGGGCGGGGGCGGGAGCCTGGCTGCGGGCGACGATGGCCCCTTGCTGGTGATCGCCGGGGCGGGCTCGGGCAAGACCAACACGCTGGCGCACCGCGTTGCCCACCTGATTCTTAACGGCGCCGACCCGCAGCGCATGCTGCTGCTGACGTTTTCGCGCCGCGCGGCCCAGGAAATGGATCGCCGCGTGGGCAGCGTGCTGCAGCGGGTGATGAACCTGCGCGGCTCGCAGCAGGCGCCGTCGCTGCCGTGGGCGGGCACCTTCCACGCCATCGGCGCGCGGCTGCTGCGTGATTGCGCGCTGCGCATCGGGCTGTCGGAAGCCTTCACCATCCACGACCGTGGCGACGCCGAAGACCTGATGGGCATGGTCCGCCACGAACAGGGCCTGTCGTCGACCAAGTCGCGCTTTCCCTTGAAGGGCACCTGCCTGGCCATCTATTCGCGCGTGGTCAACAGCCAGAGCCCGGTGGCCGATGTGCTGAAGACCTCGTTCCCCTGGTGCGCGCAATGGGAAGACGAACTGAAGACGCTGTTTCGCGGCTACGTGGCGGCCAAGCAGGACCAGCAGGTGCTGGACTACGACGATCTGCTGCTGTACTGGGCCGAGATGATGTCGGACCTCGGCATCGCGGCGGATGTCGGCGCGCGCTTCGACCATGTGCTGGTGGACGAATACCAGGACACCAACCGCCTGCAATCCGCCATTCTGCTGGCCATGAAACCCGACGGCCGCGGCCTCACGGTGGTGGGCGACGACGCGCAATCCATTTATTCGTTTCGCGCGGCCACCGTGCGCAATATCCTGGATTTTCCAACGCAGTTTCCCAAGCCCGCCCGCGTCATCACGCTGGACCGCAACTACCGCTCGACCCAGCCCATCCTGAACGCTTCCAACGCGGTGATCGGGCTGGCAACAGAGCGCTTCGCCAAAGACCTCTGGACCGATCGCGCGTCCTCGCAATTGCCGGAACTGGTGACGGTCAGCGACGAAGCCGGGCAAGCGCGCTGGGTGGCCGACCAGGTGCTGGCGCAGCGCGAAGGCGGCGCCACGCTGAAGTCGCAAGCCGCGTTGTTCCGCACCGCCAGCCACAGCGCCGCGCTGGAACTTGAACTGACCCGGCGCAACATTCCCTTCGTGAAGTTCGGCGGCCTGCGCTTTCTGGAAGCCGCGCACGTGAAAGACTTGTTGTCGCTATTGCGCTGGGCGGAAAATCCGCGCGGCCGCATGGCGGGGTTTCGCGTGGCGCAGTTGATGCCCGGCATAGGCCCCGCCACCGCCGGCAAGCTGATGGACGCCATGTCCGCCAGCGCCGAACCGCTGCGCGCGTTGCGTGAATTCAAGCCGGGCGCGGCGGCGCAGCAGGAATGGGGCGCGTTTGCCGACACCTATGCGGCGCTGTGCGACCCCGCCCTGCGCTGGCCCGCCGACGTGGACCTGGCCTTGCGTTGGTACGCCGGCCAGCTTGAACGCCTGTATGACGACGCCCGCGTGCGCAAGACCGACCTGGACCAGTTGGTGCGGCTGGCGGCGGGCTACCCATCGCGTGAACGCTTCCTGACCGAGCTCACGCTGGACCCGCCCGACGCCACCAGCGACGAATCCGGCGCGCCCTCGCGCGACGAGGACTACATGATCCTGTCCACCATCCACTCGGCCAAGGGCCAGGAATGGAAGGCGGTCTATGTGCTGAACGTGGTTGATGGCTGCATCCCTTCCGACATGAGCACCGGCACCGCCGAAGAGATCGAGGAAGAACGCCGCCTGCTGTATGTGGCCATGACGCGCGCCAAGGAACGCCTGCAATTGATCGTGCCGCAGCGCTTCTACGTGCATCAGCAGACGGGCATGGGCGACCGCCACGTCTACGGGTCGCGCACGCGCTACATCACCAATGCCATGCTGCCGCTGTTTGATCACCTGCCCAAGCCGCCCGCGCTGGCCGACCTGCCCGGCGGCGGCGCTGCCAAAGAACCGCAGGCGCCCGCTATCGACGTCACCAAGCGGGTGCGCAGTCTCTTCTCATAG
- a CDS encoding DUF72 domain-containing protein, whose amino-acid sequence MRILTGTASWTDPTLLACGRFYPPDVRGAEARLRFYATRFAMAEIDSSYYALPSANNAYLWAQRTPDDFIFNIKAFRLFTGHQTPLAALPRDIARELEDWPEPMIYHHHMPEDLRDELWRCYQLALEPLRMPGKLGAVHFQFPPWIRRDARGRAHVADCAQRMQEHLISVEFRHRSWFDSPAAIADTLAFERDLGVVHTVVDAPQGFDNTVPAVWESTHPDLTLLRLHGRNAAAWNASGPASSSRFQYEYTEQELAELAERFTRLAAQSAQAHAVFNTNFEDQGMRNAAAFATALLPF is encoded by the coding sequence ATGCGTATCCTGACCGGCACCGCCTCCTGGACCGACCCCACCCTACTCGCCTGCGGGCGCTTTTACCCGCCCGACGTGCGTGGCGCCGAGGCGCGGCTGCGCTTCTACGCCACGCGCTTTGCCATGGCCGAAATCGATTCCAGCTACTACGCCCTGCCCTCGGCCAACAACGCTTATCTTTGGGCGCAGCGCACACCCGACGATTTCATATTCAACATCAAGGCGTTCCGGCTGTTCACCGGCCACCAGACGCCGCTTGCCGCCTTGCCCCGGGATATTGCGCGCGAACTGGAAGACTGGCCGGAACCCATGATCTACCACCACCACATGCCCGAGGACTTGCGCGACGAACTCTGGCGCTGCTATCAACTGGCGCTGGAGCCGCTGCGCATGCCCGGCAAGCTGGGCGCGGTGCATTTTCAGTTTCCGCCGTGGATCCGTCGTGACGCCCGAGGCCGCGCGCATGTGGCCGATTGTGCGCAGCGCATGCAAGAGCACCTGATATCCGTGGAATTCCGCCATCGCAGTTGGTTCGACAGCCCGGCGGCCATCGCGGACACGCTGGCGTTTGAACGCGATCTGGGCGTGGTGCATACCGTGGTCGATGCGCCGCAGGGCTTTGACAACACGGTGCCCGCCGTGTGGGAAAGCACGCATCCCGACCTGACTTTGCTGCGCCTGCATGGCCGCAATGCGGCAGCATGGAACGCGTCTGGCCCCGCTTCGTCCAGCCGTTTTCAATACGAATACACGGAACAGGAACTGGCGGAACTGGCCGAACGCTTCACGCGCCTGGCCGCGCAAAGCGCCCAGGCGCATGCGGTATTCAATACCAACTTTGAAGATCAGGGCATGCGCAACGCCGCGGCCTTTGCCACCGCGCTGTTGCCTTTTTAA
- a CDS encoding PLP-dependent aminotransferase family protein, producing MRSIVGDLLLLRLAEASSEPMNKRLYRGIREAILDGAIAADSRLPASRDLATELGIARNTVVHVYSQLLAEGYTRSRQGNGTFVNASVPDSYLASGRRLRHPAQAQAGAALSARGAAIVDGVSASPYQWGAFMPGVPDLTEFPHKKFGRIFSSLWRNPSPDLLTYAYGGGLPALREALAQHLALTRSIDCDPDQIIITEGSHQAIDLTTRILGEAGETAWVEDPGYWGARTILQANGLHTVHLPVDEEGMRLPEPGGTPPRFIFVTPSHQYPLGPVMSLTRRRQLLAVARQSGSWIIEDDYDSEFRFSGRPIASLLGLEPDAPVIYMGTFSKTLYPGLRVGYLVLPKPLTAAFQAAHAELYREGHLMTHAALATFISEGHYAAHIRRMRMLYGKRRAMLVNLIERRLGPDWLHRDASMAGLHLVLTLPPDMDDLRVVDVARGKGVLTRALSRYYVNAEGRRPGLLLGYACVPEHDIARKFEVLLESLAEVARKPVVA from the coding sequence TTGCGGTCCATTGTAGGTGACTTGCTGCTGCTGCGTCTGGCCGAGGCATCCAGCGAGCCGATGAACAAGCGGCTGTATCGCGGCATACGCGAAGCCATCCTGGATGGCGCCATCGCGGCGGACTCGCGTTTGCCCGCCTCGCGCGACCTCGCTACCGAGCTCGGCATCGCCCGCAACACGGTGGTTCACGTCTATAGCCAACTGCTGGCCGAAGGCTATACCCGCAGCCGGCAGGGCAACGGCACCTTCGTCAACGCCTCGGTGCCTGATTCCTACCTGGCCAGCGGCCGCCGGCTGCGTCACCCTGCCCAGGCCCAAGCGGGTGCCGCGCTGTCGGCGCGCGGCGCGGCCATTGTGGACGGCGTGTCGGCCTCGCCCTACCAATGGGGCGCCTTCATGCCCGGCGTGCCCGACCTGACGGAATTCCCGCACAAGAAGTTTGGCCGCATATTCAGCAGCCTGTGGCGCAATCCTTCGCCCGACCTGCTGACCTACGCCTACGGCGGCGGCCTGCCGGCGCTGCGTGAAGCGTTGGCCCAGCATCTGGCCTTGACGCGATCCATCGACTGCGACCCGGACCAGATCATCATCACTGAAGGCTCGCACCAAGCCATCGACCTGACCACCCGTATCCTGGGCGAAGCGGGCGAAACGGCCTGGGTCGAAGACCCCGGCTACTGGGGCGCCCGCACCATCCTGCAGGCCAACGGCCTGCACACGGTGCACCTGCCGGTGGACGAAGAGGGCATGCGCCTGCCCGAACCAGGCGGCACGCCGCCACGCTTCATTTTCGTCACGCCGTCGCACCAGTATCCGCTGGGGCCGGTGATGTCCCTGACGCGCCGCCGCCAGTTGCTGGCGGTGGCGCGGCAAAGCGGCAGCTGGATCATCGAAGACGATTACGACAGCGAATTCCGGTTCTCGGGCCGGCCCATTGCATCGTTGCTGGGGCTGGAACCCGACGCGCCGGTCATCTACATGGGCACGTTCAGCAAAACGCTGTATCCGGGCCTGCGTGTGGGCTACCTGGTCTTGCCCAAGCCCTTGACCGCCGCGTTCCAGGCGGCGCACGCCGAGCTCTACCGCGAAGGCCATCTGATGACGCACGCGGCGCTGGCCACGTTCATCTCCGAAGGGCATTACGCCGCGCATATTCGCCGCATGCGCATGCTGTATGGCAAGCGCCGCGCCATGCTGGTCAACCTGATCGAACGCCGCCTGGGGCCCGACTGGCTGCATCGCGACGCCAGCATGGCGGGGCTGCATCTGGTGCTGACCTTGCCACCGGACATGGACGACCTGCGCGTGGTGGACGTGGCGCGCGGCAAGGGCGTGCTGACGCGCGCGCTGTCGCGCTATTACGTCAACGCCGAGGGTCGGCGGCCGGGCTTGCTGCTGGGCTACGCCTGTGTGCCCGAACACGACATTGCGCGCAAGTTTGAAGTGCTGCTGGAAAGCCTGGCCGAAGTGGCCCGCAAACCGGTCGTTGCCTGA
- a CDS encoding 4-aminobutyrate--2-oxoglutarate transaminase encodes MKNQDLNTRRSLATPRGVGVMCDFYAVRAENATLWDANGKEYIDFAGGIAVLNTGHLHPKVKAAVAAQLDNFTHTAYQIVPYESYISLAERINRLAPIDGLKKTAFFTTGVEAVENAIKIARSATGRSGVIAFSGSFHGRTMLGMALTGKVAPYKLSFGPMPGDIYHVPFPNGTQAISVADSLKALDLLFKCDIDPKRVAAIIIEPVQGEGGFNITPPELMSALRKICDEHGILLIADEVQTGFGRTGKLYAMEHHSVQADLITMAKSLGGGFPISGVVGRADVMDGPAAGGLGGTYAGNPLAVAAAHAVLDVIAEEKLCDRANVLGEKLRGHLEGLRAKVPGIADVRGLGSMVALELNDASGKPDAEAVKRVQARALEQGLILLSCGVYGNVLRFLYPLTIPDAQFDRALEILSDALAA; translated from the coding sequence ATGAAGAATCAAGACCTGAATACCCGCCGTTCCCTGGCCACACCGCGCGGCGTTGGCGTCATGTGCGACTTCTATGCGGTGCGCGCCGAGAACGCCACCCTGTGGGACGCCAACGGCAAGGAATACATCGATTTCGCCGGCGGCATCGCCGTGTTGAACACGGGCCACCTGCACCCCAAGGTCAAGGCCGCCGTCGCCGCGCAGTTGGACAACTTCACGCACACGGCCTACCAGATCGTTCCGTACGAAAGCTACATCTCGCTGGCCGAACGCATCAACCGCCTGGCTCCCATCGACGGCCTGAAGAAGACCGCCTTCTTCACCACCGGCGTCGAAGCCGTTGAAAACGCCATCAAGATCGCGCGCTCGGCCACCGGCCGCTCGGGCGTCATCGCGTTTTCGGGCTCGTTCCACGGCCGCACCATGCTGGGCATGGCGCTGACCGGCAAGGTCGCCCCGTACAAGCTGTCGTTCGGCCCGATGCCCGGCGACATCTATCACGTGCCGTTCCCCAATGGCACGCAAGCCATCAGCGTGGCCGATTCGCTCAAGGCGCTGGACCTGCTGTTCAAGTGCGACATCGACCCCAAGCGCGTCGCCGCCATCATCATTGAACCGGTGCAAGGCGAAGGCGGTTTCAACATTACCCCGCCCGAACTGATGAGCGCGCTGCGCAAGATCTGCGACGAGCACGGCATCCTGCTGATCGCCGACGAAGTGCAAACGGGCTTTGGCCGTACCGGCAAGCTGTACGCCATGGAACACCATTCGGTGCAGGCCGACCTGATCACCATGGCCAAGAGCCTGGGTGGCGGCTTCCCGATCTCGGGCGTGGTCGGCCGTGCCGACGTCATGGACGGCCCGGCCGCTGGCGGCCTGGGCGGCACCTACGCCGGCAACCCGCTGGCGGTTGCCGCGGCCCACGCCGTGCTGGACGTGATTGCCGAAGAAAAGCTGTGCGATCGCGCCAACGTGCTGGGCGAAAAGCTGCGCGGCCACCTGGAAGGCCTGCGCGCCAAGGTGCCGGGCATTGCCGACGTGCGCGGCCTGGGTTCGATGGTGGCGCTGGAGCTGAACGACGCCAGCGGCAAGCCGGACGCCGAAGCCGTCAAGCGCGTGCAAGCGCGCGCGCTGGAACAAGGGCTTATCCTGTTGAGCTGCGGCGTGTATGGCAACGTGCTGCGTTTCCTGTACCCGCTGACCATCCCCGACGCGCAATTCGACCGCGCGCTGGAGATTCTGTCCGACGCACTGGCAGCGTAA
- a CDS encoding NAD-dependent succinate-semialdehyde dehydrogenase, producing the protein MTALTHPLSRPDLLRDACYIDGKWVGAGNGASIPVDNPSTGKTIVSVPKLGRKETEDAIASAQAALPAWSAKTGKERAAILLKWSQLMMQNQQDLAAIMTSEQGKPVTEAAGEIAYAASFLEWFAEEAKRIDGDVLQSPKAGQRLLALKQPIGVTAAITPWNFPAAMITRKVGPALAAGCTMVVKPAQQTPLTALALAVLAEEAGVPAGVFHVITGSSRDIGAALCESDVVRKLSFTGSTEVGRTLMEQCAPTIKKLSLELGGNAPFIVFDDADLDRAVDGILASKYRNAGQTCVCANRIYVQAGVYEEIAKRLVAKVEAMKVGDGFADGVTQGPLIDKNAIEKVQEHIADATSHGAKVIAGGKPHALGGTFFEPTVVRDVTQSMRFATEETFGPVAPLFRFDTEEEVIGMANDTIFGLAAYFFTRDYARIWRVSEALEYGIVGINTGLISNEVGPFGGVKQSGLGREGSKYGIEEYLEIKYLCVDLGA; encoded by the coding sequence ATGACCGCATTGACTCATCCCCTGTCGCGCCCGGATCTGCTGCGCGACGCCTGCTATATCGACGGCAAGTGGGTTGGCGCCGGCAACGGCGCGTCGATCCCGGTAGACAACCCCTCCACCGGCAAGACCATCGTGTCGGTGCCAAAGCTGGGTCGCAAGGAAACCGAAGACGCCATCGCCAGCGCGCAAGCCGCGCTGCCCGCCTGGAGCGCCAAGACCGGCAAGGAACGCGCCGCGATCCTGCTGAAGTGGTCGCAACTGATGATGCAGAACCAGCAAGACCTGGCCGCCATCATGACGTCCGAACAGGGCAAGCCCGTGACCGAAGCCGCGGGCGAAATCGCCTACGCGGCCTCGTTCCTGGAATGGTTTGCCGAAGAAGCCAAGCGCATCGACGGCGACGTGCTGCAAAGCCCGAAGGCCGGCCAGCGCCTGCTGGCGTTGAAGCAGCCCATCGGCGTTACCGCCGCCATCACGCCGTGGAACTTCCCGGCCGCCATGATCACCCGCAAGGTCGGCCCGGCACTCGCCGCCGGCTGCACCATGGTGGTCAAGCCCGCCCAGCAGACCCCGCTGACCGCGCTGGCGCTGGCCGTGCTGGCTGAAGAAGCCGGCGTGCCCGCGGGCGTGTTCCACGTCATCACCGGCAGCTCGCGCGATATCGGCGCCGCCCTGTGCGAAAGCGATGTGGTGCGCAAGCTGAGCTTCACCGGTTCCACCGAAGTGGGCCGCACGCTGATGGAGCAATGCGCCCCCACCATCAAAAAGCTGTCGCTGGAACTGGGCGGCAACGCGCCGTTCATCGTGTTCGACGACGCCGACCTGGACCGCGCCGTTGACGGCATCCTGGCCTCCAAGTACCGCAACGCCGGCCAGACCTGCGTGTGCGCCAACCGCATCTACGTGCAGGCCGGCGTGTACGAGGAAATCGCCAAGCGCCTGGTCGCCAAGGTCGAAGCCATGAAGGTCGGCGACGGCTTTGCCGACGGCGTGACGCAAGGTCCGCTGATCGACAAGAACGCCATCGAAAAGGTGCAGGAACACATCGCCGACGCCACCTCGCATGGCGCCAAGGTTATTGCCGGCGGCAAGCCGCATGCACTGGGCGGCACGTTCTTTGAACCGACCGTGGTGCGCGACGTGACGCAGTCGATGCGCTTTGCCACCGAAGAAACCTTCGGCCCGGTGGCCCCGCTGTTCCGCTTCGACACCGAAGAAGAAGTCATCGGCATGGCCAACGACACCATCTTCGGCCTGGCCGCCTACTTCTTCACCCGCGACTACGCCCGCATCTGGCGCGTGTCGGAAGCGCTGGAGTACGGCATTGTCGGTATCAACACCGGCCTGATCTCCAACGAAGTCGGCCCGTTCGGCGGCGTCAAGCAGTCGGGCCTGGGCCGTGAAGGCTCGAAGTACGGTATCGAGGAATACCTCGAAATCAAGTATCTGTGCGTGGACCTGGGCGCCTGA
- a CDS encoding inositol monophosphatase family protein, with protein MSKTFSLEDTRKLAAVLAETALTEVMPRFRNLPEGSVRGKSSPRDLVTDADEAAERMIAARLSKLHPGAVLIGEEASARNPALLNMLVDADLAFLIDPIDGTRNYVAGLPLFGMMIAACHRGDVIAGVIYDPVSRDSALAVRGEGAWMEYENGRRVPLTVAAPAPLEDMDGFISTGAVPEPLRTTVNSHLSRLASTASLRCAAHEYRMLAAGHCHIALYNQLTAWDHAAGWLLHREAGGYAARFDGSPYKPTHRTGGLLYAPDAGSWHAARKALLGEGLEGAEG; from the coding sequence ATGAGCAAAACCTTCTCCCTTGAGGACACCCGCAAGCTGGCCGCCGTGCTGGCCGAAACGGCCCTGACAGAGGTCATGCCGCGCTTTCGCAACCTGCCCGAAGGCTCGGTGCGCGGCAAGAGCTCGCCGCGTGACCTGGTCACCGATGCGGACGAAGCGGCTGAACGCATGATCGCCGCGCGCCTGTCCAAGCTGCATCCGGGCGCCGTGCTCATCGGCGAAGAAGCCTCCGCGCGCAACCCCGCGCTGCTGAACATGCTGGTCGACGCCGATCTGGCCTTTCTGATCGACCCCATCGACGGCACCCGCAACTACGTGGCGGGCCTGCCCTTGTTCGGCATGATGATCGCGGCCTGTCACCGCGGCGACGTGATCGCCGGCGTGATCTACGACCCCGTCAGCCGCGACAGCGCGCTGGCCGTGCGCGGCGAAGGCGCCTGGATGGAATACGAGAACGGCCGGCGCGTGCCGCTGACCGTGGCCGCCCCCGCCCCGCTGGAAGACATGGACGGCTTCATCTCCACAGGCGCCGTGCCCGAGCCGCTGCGCACCACCGTCAACAGCCACCTGTCGCGCCTGGCCAGCACCGCGTCGCTGCGCTGCGCCGCGCACGAATACCGCATGCTGGCGGCGGGCCATTGCCACATTGCGCTGTACAACCAACTGACCGCCTGGGACCACGCCGCCGGCTGGCTGCTGCACCGCGAAGCCGGCGGCTACGCGGCGCGCTTCGATGGCTCGCCCTACAAGCCCACGCATCGCACAGGCGGGTTGTTGTATGCGCCGGATGCCGGCAGTTGGCATGCCGCGCGCAAAGCGTTGTTGGGCGAGGGGCTGGAAGGGGCAGAGGGCTGA
- a CDS encoding NAD-dependent protein deacetylase, with product MDTQVSDLAALRGFVDRHPRLFVLTGAGVSTDSGIPDYRDTEGEWKRSPPMTLQTFMGTELARARYWARSMVGWRRFGQVKPNDSHRALARLESRGRLSVLVTQNVDGLHAAAGSREVVDLHGRLDEVRCMQCDWRGGRHDWQDRLQQANPAWALLDATDAPDGDADLDGQDFSQFTVPPCPRCGGIVKPDVVFFGETVPRDRVDRANAGLMSADAVLVVGSSLMVYSGYRFVTAASRNGMPIAAINLGRTRADSLLTLKVEQPCALALDAL from the coding sequence ATGGACACGCAAGTCTCGGATCTGGCCGCGTTGCGCGGCTTTGTTGACCGCCACCCGCGGCTGTTCGTGTTGACGGGGGCGGGCGTCAGCACCGATTCCGGCATCCCGGACTATCGCGACACGGAAGGCGAATGGAAACGTTCCCCGCCCATGACCCTGCAAACCTTCATGGGCACGGAACTGGCGCGCGCCCGCTACTGGGCGCGCAGCATGGTGGGCTGGCGCCGCTTTGGCCAGGTCAAGCCCAACGATTCACACCGGGCGCTGGCCCGCCTGGAATCGCGTGGGCGCCTCAGCGTGCTGGTGACGCAGAACGTAGACGGCCTGCATGCCGCCGCCGGCAGCCGCGAGGTGGTGGACTTGCACGGCCGGCTGGACGAAGTGCGCTGCATGCAATGCGACTGGCGCGGTGGCCGCCACGACTGGCAAGATCGCCTGCAACAAGCCAACCCCGCCTGGGCCTTGCTGGACGCCACCGATGCGCCGGACGGCGACGCCGACCTGGACGGCCAGGACTTTTCGCAATTCACCGTGCCGCCGTGCCCACGCTGTGGCGGCATCGTCAAACCCGATGTGGTCTTCTTCGGTGAAACCGTCCCGCGTGACCGCGTCGACCGCGCCAACGCCGGGCTGATGAGCGCCGACGCGGTGCTGGTGGTGGGTTCGTCGCTGATGGTGTATTCGGGCTACCGCTTCGTGACGGCAGCGTCGCGCAACGGCATGCCCATCGCCGCCATCAACCTGGGCCGCACCCGGGCCGACAGCCTGTTGACCCTGAAGGTGGAACAGCCTTGCGCGCTGGCGCTGGACGCGCTGTAA